One Baekduia alba genomic window, GGACATCGGCATGACCGGCGGCTCGCTGCACGAGATCCGCCTCGTCGTGCCCAACCGCCCCGGCGTGATCGCCGATCTCGCCCTCACCCTCTCCCGCGCAGGGATCAACATCCACGACATGAGCCTCTCTCCCCAGCCCGACTTCCGCAGCGGCGAGGTCGCGCTGTGGGTCGCCGAAGACCACGCCGACCGCGCCCGCGCGCTGGTCGAGGAGGTGCTCGCGCCGTGACGAGGACCGTGCGCTTCGCGCCCGCCCGCAAGCTGCGCGGCACGGTCACGCCGCCGGCCGACAAGTCGATATCGCACCGTGCCGCGATCTTCGGCGCGATGGCGGCCGAGCCGGTCCGGGTGCGCAACTACCTGCACGCCGAGGACACGATCTCGACCCTCGACGCGGTGCGCCAGCTCGGCGCGCTGGTCACCGTCGACGACGACGGCCTGGTCACGATCCGCGGCACCGGCCTGCGCAACACCACCGAGCTCGACGCGCCGATCGACGTCGGCAACGCGGGCACGCTGATGCGCCTGCTGCCCGGCTGGCTCGCGGGGCAGGAGGGCAGGTCCTACACCTTGGACGGCGACGCCTCGATCCGGCGCCGCCCGGTCGACCGGATCGCCGACCCGCTGCGCCGGATGGGCGCGACGATCGACGCGACCGACGACCGCCTGCCGCCGTTCACCGTGCATGGCGCGCACCTGCGGTCGATCGCCTACGACATGCCCGTGGCGAGCGCGCAGGTCAAGTCCTGCGTCCTGCTCGCCGGCCTCGTCGCCGACGGCGCGACGACGGTCATGGAGCCTGCGCCCTCGCGCGACCACACCGAGCGGATGCTCGCGGCCTCCGGCGTCACGGTCCACCGCAACGGCCGCCATGTGACGGTGACCAACGTCGACGAGCTGGTGCTCGACGACCTCGTCGTCCCGGGCGACCCGTCGTCCGCCGCCTTCCTGATCGCCGCCGGCGTCCTGGTCTCCGGATCGCGGATCTCGATCCTGGGCAGCGGCACGAACTGGACGCGCACGGGCTTTCATCGGATCGTCCAGCGCATGGGCGGGATCGTCGTCGGCGAGCTGGAGGAGGAGCTCGGCGACGGCGTCGTCGGGACCGAGCCCGTCGCCGACCTCGAGGTCGCGCACGGCCCGCTGACCGGCACCGAGGTCGAGGCCGAGGAGGTCCCGCTGGCGATCGACGAGCTGCCGCTGGTGGCGCTGCTCGGCTGCTTCGCCGAGGGCGAGACGGTGGTCCGGGGCGCGGGCGAGCTGCGGCTGAAGGAGTCCGACCGGATCGCGACCGTCGTGGACGGCCTCAACGGCCTGGGCGGCGACCTGGAGGCCACCGACGACGGCTTCGTCGTGCGCGGCACCGGCGGGCTGAAGGGCGGGACGATCGCCTCGCACGGCGACCACCGCCTGGCGATGCTCGGCGCGATCGCCGGCCTGGCCTCCGACGAGGGCGTCGAGGTCGTCGGGATGGAGGCGGCCGACGTCTCCTACCCGACCTTCGCGAACGACCTGGCGTCGCTGCTCGGCGGCTGACCCACCGCCGCGGCTCGCGCGGCGGCCTCGGCGCGCGCGACCCCGCCGTCCTGCGCCCGCAGGCCGGGCACGGCGTACAGCGTCACGAGCGTCACGCCGCCGGCCAGCACGCCGGCGACGAGCAGGACCGCCGACGCGCCGAAGGCCGCGGCGGCCGGGCCGGTCAGCGCGAACGACAGCGGCGTCAGCGCGGTAGATACCAGCCAGTCCAGCGACGCCACGCGGCCGCGCAGCCCAACCGGCACGCGCACCTGCATCATCGTCGCCCAGATCGGGTTGCCGAGGCCGCTGAAGAGCCCGAAGCAGAAGCTGCAGAGCACGAGCTGCCAGACGGCGACGGCCAGCGCGTAGCCGCACAGCGCGAAGCCGGCGATGCCCCAGACCCAGTACAGGACCGTGACCTCGCGGCGTGGCATCCCGAGCACGCCGATCGCCGCGGTCCCGATGACCGACGCGATGCCCTCAGCTGCCAGCACCAGGCCGAACTGGCCCGCGGTGCCGCCGAGGTCGTGGTCGATGCGGATCGGGAGCAGGACCTCGGTCGGCCCGTAGAAGACCAGCAGCGCCAGCGCGGCCATGACGAGCGTCGCCCACAGCCACACCTGGCCGCGCACGAACACGGCCGCCTCGCGCACCTGGCGGCGCAGCGGCTCGTGCTCGCCCTCGTGGACCGGGATCCGGGCGCGCATCGCCAGCAGGCAGGCCATCGAGACGGCGAAGGTCCCGGCGTCGACGAGCAGCGCGCCGCCGACGCCGATCAGCGCGACGGTCGCGCCGCCCAGCGCCGGGCCGACGAACCGCAGCGCGATCGGCCTCAGCGACTGCTGCAGCGCGTTGGCCTGGACCAGCACCTCGGCCGGGACGAGCTCCGGGACGATCGCGCTCATCGCCGGGCCCGACAGGCCCTCGCCGGCGCCGAAGACGAAGCTCAGCGCCACGAGGTGCCAGATCTCCAGCGTGCCGGCGAGCGACAGCCCGCCCGCCGTGCCGACCGCGACGAGCCGCACGGCGTCGGCGACGAGCAGCTGGCGGCGCTTGTCGTAGCGGTCGGCCAGCAGCCCGCCCGCGACCAGGAAGCCGACGATCCCGAGCGACCAGCCGAGGCCCACGACGGCCAGCGCGCCGGCCCCGCCGCCGAGCCCGAGCACGGCGAACGGGAGGGCGACGAGGTAGATCCCGTCCCCCAGCAACGACACCAGCGTGCCGCCGACGAACAGCGCGAAGTCTCTCTCCCGAAGAGGCCCGATCAGCCGCAAGAAGTTGCGCAGGATGCCACACCGGCGCTCGGACGCCTACCCTCCCGCGCGTGCTTGTGGCCATTGATGGACCTGCCGGAGCCGGCAAGTCGACCGTGGCGCGCGCTGCCGCGCGCGCCCTCGGCTTCACCTACCTCGACACCGGAGCGATGTACCGGAGCGTCGCGCTGGCCGCTGCGCGCGGTCGCGAGGACGCCGGATCGCTCGACATCGCCTTCGACGGCGACCGCGTCCTGCTCGACGGCGAGGACGTCACGACGGCGATCCGGACGCCCGAGATCAGCGAGCGCGCCTCGGTCGTCGCCAACGACGCCGCGGTGCGCGAGGCGCTCGTCGGCCGCCAGCGCGCGCTGATCGCCGACGGCGACTACGTGGCCGAGGGCCGCGACATCGCCACGGTCGTCGCGCCCGGCGCCGAGGTCAAGGTGTACCTGACCGCCCACCCGGCCGAGCGCGCCCGCCGCCGGGCCGCGGAGCTGGGCATCGACGACCACGAGTCGGTCGCCGCCGACCTGCTCTCGCGCGACGAGCGCGACTCCGGCCACGGGCGCACGACGCTCGAGCCGGCGCCCGGCGCCGTCGAGCTGGACACCACCGGCATGTCGATCGACGACGTCGTCGCCGAGATCGTCGCCCGCGTCGAGGCGGTGCGGGCATGAGGTCGAACGCTGCAGTCGTTGCTGGTTCGTCATGGCGGAGGCACGTTCGATGAGCGGTCCGGGCCCGAAGGTCGCCGTCCTCGGCTACCCCAACGTCGGCAAGTCCTCGCTGGTCAACCGGCTGAGCGAGTCGCGCGTCGCGGTCGTCCACGAGGCGCCTGGGATCACGCGCGACCGCAACGAGGTCGCGTGCGAGTGGAACGGCCGGGCCTTCACGCTGATCGACACCGGCGGCATGGACATGTTCGACGAGGACCCGATGGCCGGGTCGATCCGCGAGCAGGCGCAGGCCGCGATGAACGACGCCGACATCGCGCTGCTGGTCGTCGACGGGCAGGCGGGCACGCGGCCCGGCGACGAGGAGCTCGCCGACCTGCTGCGCCGCTGGAGCAAGCCGGTCGTCGTGGTCGCCAACAAGATCGACTCGGTCAAGGACGTGCCGTCGGCGACCGAGTTCTACAGCTTGGGCCTGGGCGATCCGGTCGCGGTCTCCGCGACGCAGGGCCTGGGCACCGGCGACCTCCTGGACCGCGTCGTCTCGGTGCTGCCCGAGGGCGACTTCGAGCCCGAGGACGACGAGACGATCCGCCTCGCGCTGATCGGCCGGCCGAACGTCGGCAAGTCGTCGCTGGTCAACAAGTTCGTCAAGTCCGACCGCGTGATCGTCAGCGACGTCGCGGGCACGACGCGCGACGCGATCGACCTGCCGATGGAGGTCGACGGGCGGCGCGTGATCGTCGTCGACACCGCGGGCATGCGCCGCCAGTCCAAGGTCACGGAGTCGGTCGAGTACTACACCACCTTGCGTTCGCAGCGGGCGGTGGAGCGCGCCGACGTGGTGCTGGTGATCTGCGACGCGCACGACGGCGTGACCGCGCAGGACCTGCGGATCGCCGAGCTGGCGATGAAGGCCGGGTGCGCGACCGCGCTGGTGCTCAACAAGTGGGACATCGCGCCGATGGAGGAGGGCGCGCTGGACCACGAGCGGGCCAAGGTGAACAACAAGCTGCGGCTGCGGCCCAAGGTGCTCACGGTGTCCGCCGTCTCCGGGCGCAACGTGGAGCGCCTGCTCAAGGAGGCGATCATCCTCGGCGACCGCGTCCGGACGCGCATCCCGACGCCCCAGCTCAATCGCTTCCTCGGCGAGGTCGTGCAGGAGCGCCAGCCGCCCGCCAAGCAGGGCTCGCGCCTGCGCCTGCTGTACATGACGCAGTTCGAGACGCGCCCGCCGCGCTTCGCGATCCAGGTCAACTCGCGCAATCGAGTGACGCGCGACTACGCCTACTTCGTCGAGAATCGTCTCCGGCAGCGCTTCGGGATGGACGGCATCCCGTTGATCATCGACTTCAAGGAGCGCGCGAATCGCCGCGATGAGTAGCCCGCGAGACACGACACGCCGCTGGGCGGCGATCCGGGCAGCGCGATGACCGCTGATGCCCCGGAGCGGGAACGGGACGAGGAGCGCGGTGCGGAGACGAGGAAGGGCGACGGCGGCGGCAGGTCGCCGCGCGTCGCGCTGACCGCGCGGGGGCGGCGCTTCGCGCTCGCCGGCGCGGTCGCGGTCCTCGTCCTCGCCGTCGTGGCGGTCGTGGCGCTCGCGGGTGGAGGAGACGGTGGTGGCTCCTCGGCGCCGGCGTCGAGCGCGGCGCAGCTCGTCCCGGCCAACGCCCTGGTCTACGTCCACCTCTCGACCGACCGCGGGCGCGGCGCGACGACGGAGGCCGCCAAGGTCGCCGACGCGTTCCCGAGCTGGCCGGCGCTGCGCGACGGCATCGTCACGCGGCTGCAGGCGCCGGGCTGCGACGTCGCCGCCAAGGCGCTGAAGACCGCCGACGAGGCCGCGCTGGCGATCTTCGACACCGGCAGCGGCTCGCGGGCGAACTCGCTCGTCCTCGTCGACACCGGCAAGGACCACCCGAACCCCAAGCAGCAGGCCTGCGGCTCGCTGACGTCGAGCTACGTCGGGAAGTTCCTGGCGATCGGCCAGCCCGAGTCGCTGCTGCTCGCCGACAAGCTCGCGCACGGCAAGGGCGGCACGTCGCTGGCCGACGCGTCCGGGCCCAAGGCGGAGTTCGCGAAGCTGCCGGAGGACCGCGTGGCCGACGGCTGGCTGAGCGCGGACGGCATCCGGCGCCTGCTCGCGCCGCAGGGCGGGGTGCTGGGCGCCGCGGGCGTCCTGTTCGACCAGGCGGCGCTGAAGGGCGCGGCGTTCGGCGTCAGCGCGCATGACGACGAGGTCAAGCTCGACGTGCGGTCGCAGCTGGATCCGAAGCTGAAGTCCCGCGCGAACGCCGGGTCGGGGTTCAAGACGTTCAAGCCGACGCTGGCCGACGACGTGCCGGCGACCGCGATGGCCTATCTGGGCGTGAGCAACCTGGCGCCCGCCCTGCAGCGCCTGCTGGCCGCCGCAGGGACGTCGTCGGCGACGCTCAAGCCGCTGGTCGGGCAGCTCAGCAAGCCGCTGTTGAAGGTCTTCCCGGGCGAGGCGGCGATCATCCTGACGTCCAAGACGCCGGCGCCGGTGCTGACGATCCTGGCCGAGGCCAAGAACCAGGACGCGGCGCGCCAGGCGCTCGCCGGGCTGCCCGCCGCGGTGCGCAAGAGCTTCGCGACGGCCGTCTGGGACGGCAAGGTGGCGGTGTCGACCGACCCGTCCGGGATCGACGCCGTGAAGGCCGACGGACAGCACCTGTCGGACACCGAGAATTGGCAAAAGGCAGTCGGGAATCACCCTGAATCGGTGTCCTCGCTACTCTTCCTGGACTTCAGCAGGCTGTTGACGCTGGGGGAGGCCACCGGCCTGAGCGACTCGAGCGCCTACCGGGCTGCCAAGGCCGACCTCCAGAGGGTTCGCGCCATCGGCGCGGCGACCTCCGGCAACGACAGCGAATCGACCGCGGAGATCTCCCTCCTTCTCACTTCATGAGCAGCTACGCCGACAACGAGTACCTCTTCACTTCAGAGTCCGTGACCGAGGGTCACCCGGACAAGGTCGCCGACCAGATCTCGGACGGTGTCCTGGACGCGGTCCTCAAGGACGACCCGAACGGCCGTGTGGCCTGCGAGACGCTGGTCAACACCGGCCTCGTCGTGGTCTCGGGCGAGATCTCGACCAACACCTACGTCGACATCCAGGAGATCGCGCGCGAGACGATCCGCAAGATCGGCTACGTGGACGCCGACCTGGGCTTCAGCGCCGACAGCGCCGCGGTCCTCAACGCGATCGACAAGCAGTCGCCCGACATCGCCCAGGGCGTCGACCAGGCCTACGAGTCCCGGACCGATCCGTCCGACGACGACGCGCTTGACGTCGCCGGCGCCGGCGACCAGGGCATGATGTTCGGCTACGCGTCCAACGAGACGCCCGAGCTGATGCCGCTGCCGATCTCGCTGGCCCACAAGCTGGCCAAGCGCCTCGCGGACGTCCGCAAGGCCGAGGTCGTCCCGTACCTCCGTCCCGACGGCAAGACCCAGGTGTCGGTCCGCTACCGCGACGGCCGCCCGGTGGAGATCGAGAAGCTCCTGATCTCCACGCAGCACAAGGAGGGCGCCGAGTCGTTGATCCCGGACGACCTCTGGGAGCACGTCGTCGAGCCGGTCCTGCCCAAGGACCTCTACGACGCCGGCAAGCTGCGCAAGTCGTTCCTGGTCAACCCGACCGGTCGCTTCGTCATCGGCGGTCCCGTGGGTGACGCGGGCCTGACCGGCCGCAAGATCATCGTCGACACCTACGGCGGCTTCGCCCGCCACGGCGGCGGCGCCTTCTCGGGCAAGGACCCGTCGAAGGTCGACCGCTCCGCGGCGTACGCGGCCCGCTGGGTCGCCAAGAACGTCGTGGCCGCCGGCCTGGCCGACCGCGCCGAGGTGCAGGTCGCCTACGCGATCGGCGTCGCGCACCCGGTCTCCGTGCTGGTCGAGACCTTCGGCACCGAGAAGATCGGCCGCGGCAAGATCGCCGAGCTCGTCGACCAGTTCTTCGACCTGCGCCCGGGCGCCTTCCGCCACACCCTGGACCTGCACCGGCCGATCTACCAGAAGACCGCCGCCTACGGCCACTTCGGCCGCGACGACCACGACTTCACGTGGGAGCGCACCGACAAGGCCGCCGAGCTGGCGGACGCCGCCGGCCTCAG contains:
- the aroA gene encoding 3-phosphoshikimate 1-carboxyvinyltransferase, translating into MTRTVRFAPARKLRGTVTPPADKSISHRAAIFGAMAAEPVRVRNYLHAEDTISTLDAVRQLGALVTVDDDGLVTIRGTGLRNTTELDAPIDVGNAGTLMRLLPGWLAGQEGRSYTLDGDASIRRRPVDRIADPLRRMGATIDATDDRLPPFTVHGAHLRSIAYDMPVASAQVKSCVLLAGLVADGATTVMEPAPSRDHTERMLAASGVTVHRNGRHVTVTNVDELVLDDLVVPGDPSSAAFLIAAGVLVSGSRISILGSGTNWTRTGFHRIVQRMGGIVVGELEEELGDGVVGTEPVADLEVAHGPLTGTEVEAEEVPLAIDELPLVALLGCFAEGETVVRGAGELRLKESDRIATVVDGLNGLGGDLEATDDGFVVRGTGGLKGGTIASHGDHRLAMLGAIAGLASDEGVEVVGMEAADVSYPTFANDLASLLGG
- a CDS encoding MFS transporter is translated as MRLIGPLRERDFALFVGGTLVSLLGDGIYLVALPFAVLGLGGGAGALAVVGLGWSLGIVGFLVAGGLLADRYDKRRQLLVADAVRLVAVGTAGGLSLAGTLEIWHLVALSFVFGAGEGLSGPAMSAIVPELVPAEVLVQANALQQSLRPIALRFVGPALGGATVALIGVGGALLVDAGTFAVSMACLLAMRARIPVHEGEHEPLRRQVREAAVFVRGQVWLWATLVMAALALLVFYGPTEVLLPIRIDHDLGGTAGQFGLVLAAEGIASVIGTAAIGVLGMPRREVTVLYWVWGIAGFALCGYALAVAVWQLVLCSFCFGLFSGLGNPIWATMMQVRVPVGLRGRVASLDWLVSTALTPLSFALTGPAAAAFGASAVLLVAGVLAGGVTLVTLYAVPGLRAQDGGVARAEAAARAAAVGQPPSSDARSFAKVG
- the cmk gene encoding (d)CMP kinase, whose protein sequence is MAIDGPAGAGKSTVARAAARALGFTYLDTGAMYRSVALAAARGREDAGSLDIAFDGDRVLLDGEDVTTAIRTPEISERASVVANDAAVREALVGRQRALIADGDYVAEGRDIATVVAPGAEVKVYLTAHPAERARRRAAELGIDDHESVAADLLSRDERDSGHGRTTLEPAPGAVELDTTGMSIDDVVAEIVARVEAVRA
- the der gene encoding ribosome biogenesis GTPase Der, which encodes MSGPGPKVAVLGYPNVGKSSLVNRLSESRVAVVHEAPGITRDRNEVACEWNGRAFTLIDTGGMDMFDEDPMAGSIREQAQAAMNDADIALLVVDGQAGTRPGDEELADLLRRWSKPVVVVANKIDSVKDVPSATEFYSLGLGDPVAVSATQGLGTGDLLDRVVSVLPEGDFEPEDDETIRLALIGRPNVGKSSLVNKFVKSDRVIVSDVAGTTRDAIDLPMEVDGRRVIVVDTAGMRRQSKVTESVEYYTTLRSQRAVERADVVLVICDAHDGVTAQDLRIAELAMKAGCATALVLNKWDIAPMEEGALDHERAKVNNKLRLRPKVLTVSAVSGRNVERLLKEAIILGDRVRTRIPTPQLNRFLGEVVQERQPPAKQGSRLRLLYMTQFETRPPRFAIQVNSRNRVTRDYAYFVENRLRQRFGMDGIPLIIDFKERANRRDE
- the metK gene encoding methionine adenosyltransferase, yielding MSSYADNEYLFTSESVTEGHPDKVADQISDGVLDAVLKDDPNGRVACETLVNTGLVVVSGEISTNTYVDIQEIARETIRKIGYVDADLGFSADSAAVLNAIDKQSPDIAQGVDQAYESRTDPSDDDALDVAGAGDQGMMFGYASNETPELMPLPISLAHKLAKRLADVRKAEVVPYLRPDGKTQVSVRYRDGRPVEIEKLLISTQHKEGAESLIPDDLWEHVVEPVLPKDLYDAGKLRKSFLVNPTGRFVIGGPVGDAGLTGRKIIVDTYGGFARHGGGAFSGKDPSKVDRSAAYAARWVAKNVVAAGLADRAEVQVAYAIGVAHPVSVLVETFGTEKIGRGKIAELVDQFFDLRPGAFRHTLDLHRPIYQKTAAYGHFGRDDHDFTWERTDKAAELADAAGLSAPATPTA